The Cylindrospermum stagnale PCC 7417 genome segment AGCATATTGGTAATGAAACTTTTTGCTTCACTTATGGTGATGGTGTTACCGATATAAATATTACGCAACTCATTAATTTTCATCAACAACAAAAGACATTAGCAACACTCAGCGCCGTTCAACCAGCAGGACGCTTTGGTGCAATTTCTCTAGGACAGGAACAAACTAAAATCACTAATTTTCGGGAAAAGCCCGAAGGTGATGGTGCTTGGATTAATGGCGGTTATTTTGTTCTCGAACCTGAAGTAATTAACTTCATTGCTGATGAATCCACCGTGTGGGAAAAAGAACCATTAGAAAAGTTAGCTGACATGGAACAGCTATCTGCTTACAAACATCAGGGTTTTTGGCAACCGATGGATACTTTACGAGATAAAAACTATTTAGAGGATCTTTGGCAAACTGGCAAAGCTCCTTGGAAGACATGGTAGGCTACAGATGTTATCTTCAAAATCCGTTCATTTACTGTATTTTCTGGTGCAATAGTTCCAATGTATGATTTTGCGATTATTGGTGGGGGAATAGTTGGACTGTCTACAGGGATGGCTTTAGGAAAAAACTATCCTCATGCCCGAATCTTAGTACTAGAAAAAGAAAGTCAATGGGCATTTCATCAAACTGGCAATAATAGCGGCGTAATTCATTCAGGAATTTACTACAAACCAGGAAGCTTTAAAGCTAAATTTTGCCGTGATGGCAGTCGCTCAATGGTAGAATTTTGCCAAGAGCATGAAATTGAACACGAAGTTTGCGGTAAAGTAATTGTTGCCACTGAAGAAAGTGAGCTACCACGCTTAGAAAGTCTCTACAAACGAGGCTTAGACAATGGCATAGAAGTCCAGAGAATTAGCCCAGAAGCAGTCAAAGAAATTGAACCCCATGTTAGATGTGTCGGGGGAATTCGGGTATTTTCCACAGGCATCGTCAATTACAAGCAAGTTTGTCAGAAATACGCCGAGTTAATTCAGCAGCAGGGGGGAGAACTGCGTCTGAATACAAAAGTATCCAAAATCTCTGCAAGTGGTGAAAATCAGGTACTGGAAACCAGCAACGGCAGTTTTGAAACCCGTTTTGTGATCAATTGTGCCGGATTGCATAGCGATCGCATCGCTAAACTAGCACAACTGACACCCCTTGCCAAAATCATTCCCTTCCGGGGTGAATACTACGAACTGATTCCCGAAAAACGCCATCTAGTCAAAACCCTCATTTACCCAGTTCCCAACCCAGACTTTCCCTTCCTGGGTGTCCACTTTACCCGGATGATCGATTCCAGCGTCCATGCAGGGCCAAACGCAGTTCTCAGCCTCAAACGAGAAGGTTATAAGAAAACCGACTTTGACTTGCGGGACTTTGCTGAAGTCATCACCTATCCTGGTTTTTGGAAGCTAGCAGCAAAACACGCCGA includes the following:
- the lhgO gene encoding L-2-hydroxyglutarate oxidase; protein product: MYDFAIIGGGIVGLSTGMALGKNYPHARILVLEKESQWAFHQTGNNSGVIHSGIYYKPGSFKAKFCRDGSRSMVEFCQEHEIEHEVCGKVIVATEESELPRLESLYKRGLDNGIEVQRISPEAVKEIEPHVRCVGGIRVFSTGIVNYKQVCQKYAELIQQQGGELRLNTKVSKISASGENQVLETSNGSFETRFVINCAGLHSDRIAKLAQLTPLAKIIPFRGEYYELIPEKRHLVKTLIYPVPNPDFPFLGVHFTRMIDSSVHAGPNAVLSLKREGYKKTDFDLRDFAEVITYPGFWKLAAKHADEGIQEIIRSFSKAAFVRSLQKLIPEVQAADLIPTHAGVRAQALMNNGSLVDDFLIVQGQNSIHVCNAPSPAATSSVEIGKAIVAQIPQQAQLLTAINA
- the rfbF gene encoding glucose-1-phosphate cytidylyltransferase, translating into MKAVILAGGLGTRLSEETSIRPKPMVEIGGKPILWHIMKIYSAHGINDFIICCGYKGYIIKEYFANYFLHMSDVTFDMRFNQMNIHSGYAEPWRVTLVNTGDSTMTGGRLKQISEHIGNETFCFTYGDGVTDINITQLINFHQQQKTLATLSAVQPAGRFGAISLGQEQTKITNFREKPEGDGAWINGGYFVLEPEVINFIADESTVWEKEPLEKLADMEQLSAYKHQGFWQPMDTLRDKNYLEDLWQTGKAPWKTW